The proteins below come from a single Mya arenaria isolate MELC-2E11 chromosome 8, ASM2691426v1 genomic window:
- the LOC128244099 gene encoding uncharacterized protein LOC128244099 produces MIDATHNLEISQQPRQRASSFKRNTELFLDDFHDFRPRAATAPTRNNLRKPHLHHTHRHHEAFDPGEFYTVRHFEMSSKGVILKKSDSMHSRSTNSVVSSEGEAIQLSHSSHASSSSQGSIGADQNGTEVARILVLGTSTAGKTALLQQFQTSEYLGGFDTSTGK; encoded by the coding sequence ATGATTGACGCTACTCACAATTTGGAAATATCTCAACAGCCACGACAACGAGCTTCGTCGTTTAAAAGAAACACGGAACTATTTTTGGATGATTTCCATGACTTCAGGCCGAGGGCAGCGACTGCCCCAACTCGGAACAATCTGAGAAAGCCTCATCTTCATCACACCCATCGGCATCATGAGGCCTTCGACCCAGGGGAGTTCTACACCGTTCGGCACTTTGAAATGAGCTCCAAGGGAGTGATACTAAAGAAAAGTGACTCCATGCACTCAAGAAGTACGAACAGTGTGGTATCCTCAGAAGGAGAGGCCATTCAATTGTCCCATTCCTCTCATGCCTCGAGTTCCTCCCAAGGAAGCATTGGTGCGGACCAGAACGGGACGGAAGTAGCAAGGATATTGGTGCTTGGTACTTCAACTGCTGGGAAGACCGCATTACTCCAGCAGTTTCAGACTTCGGAATATTTGGGTGGATTTGATACA